One genomic segment of Pseudomonas sp. RU47 includes these proteins:
- a CDS encoding FecR domain-containing protein: MRVAPNAEVREVARAAAQWLALLESGDATDDDHARLQHWRNSDSRHENAWQKIQLLRQRFSAVPAALAMATLDRPDLARRVALKRALGLAALVPAAWLISRQLPLDVWRADLQTSTGEHTRTRLADGSTLLLNTASAVNVDLASRQLTLVRGEMALNVPGSTALTVNAPYGRIIVSRSEVCVRLNERDCNVSVVSGSVQLQPLHGPALQLNAGQQVNLQASGAGPIALFDAQLPGWRDGVLMAQNQPLGDFLRELSRYRSGLLRWEPALESLRVTGSFRLDDTDKVLALLAASLPLEVHSRTRFWVTLAPRKNIV; encoded by the coding sequence ATGCGCGTAGCGCCCAACGCAGAAGTGCGCGAAGTGGCACGCGCCGCCGCGCAATGGCTGGCGCTGCTCGAATCGGGCGATGCCACGGATGATGATCACGCGCGGCTGCAGCATTGGCGCAACAGTGACAGTCGTCATGAAAATGCTTGGCAGAAGATCCAGCTGTTGCGCCAACGCTTTTCCGCTGTGCCGGCGGCGTTGGCCATGGCCACACTCGATCGCCCGGATCTGGCGCGGCGTGTAGCTCTGAAAAGGGCGCTGGGTCTGGCGGCTTTGGTGCCTGCGGCGTGGTTGATCAGTCGCCAGTTGCCACTCGACGTCTGGCGCGCGGATTTGCAGACTTCCACCGGCGAGCACACGCGAACACGGCTGGCCGACGGCAGCACCTTGCTACTGAACACTGCCAGTGCGGTAAACGTCGATCTGGCCAGCCGTCAGTTGACGTTGGTGCGTGGCGAAATGGCGCTCAACGTTCCGGGTAGCACGGCATTGACGGTCAACGCGCCGTACGGTCGGATCATTGTCAGCCGCAGCGAAGTCTGCGTGCGCCTCAACGAGCGTGACTGCAACGTGTCGGTGGTCAGCGGCTCGGTGCAATTGCAGCCGTTGCACGGGCCGGCGCTGCAGTTGAACGCCGGGCAACAGGTCAATTTGCAGGCCTCCGGCGCCGGACCGATCGCGCTGTTCGACGCCCAACTGCCGGGTTGGCGTGACGGTGTGTTGATGGCGCAAAACCAGCCGTTGGGGGATTTCCTGCGCGAGTTGAGCCGTTATCGCTCGGGGCTTCTGCGCTGGGAGCCAGCACTTGAAAGTCTGCGTGTCACCGGCAGTTTCCGTCTCGACGACACCGATAAAGTGCTGGCGCTGCTGGCGGCGAGCCTGCCATTGGAGGTTCATTCGCGCACGCGTTTCTGGGTAACGCTGGCGCCGCGAAAAAATATCGTCTGA
- a CDS encoding ABC transporter ATP-binding protein, producing MIKLKLDNVNKQLGGARILRDINLEIAAGEFVVFVGPSGCGKSTLLRLIAGLDSICAGDLLIDGRRVNDLEPRERGVGMVFQSYALYPHMSVYENISFGLKLAKTEKSSLRERVLKTAQILQLDKLLQRKPKELSGGQRQRVAMGRAMAREPDILLFDEPLSNLDASLRVQMRNEIARLHARLRSTMIYVTHDQVEAMTLADKIVVLNGGHIEQVGSPRELYERPASRFVAGFLGSPKMNFLPARLHAPGETSLVDTPVLGMTTLPFDSSNLAADASLSLGVRPEHLSLKAAPGTAGVVVTGVEYLGSETYVHLDAGQDEPLICRCEVNAGWQTGDRVELQLDIDKIHLFDTDGTALKRHPHAIESVADDLSRRSIRAHAL from the coding sequence GTGATCAAATTGAAACTGGACAACGTCAACAAACAATTGGGCGGCGCGCGGATTCTTCGCGACATCAACCTGGAGATTGCGGCGGGTGAATTCGTCGTGTTCGTCGGCCCTTCGGGCTGCGGAAAGTCGACGCTGCTGCGCCTGATCGCCGGACTGGATTCGATCTGCGCTGGTGATTTGCTGATCGACGGGCGGCGAGTCAACGACCTCGAACCGCGCGAGCGTGGCGTCGGCATGGTCTTTCAGTCCTATGCGCTGTACCCGCACATGAGCGTCTACGAGAACATCAGTTTCGGTCTCAAACTGGCCAAAACTGAAAAGAGCAGCCTGCGCGAGCGGGTGCTGAAAACTGCGCAAATCCTGCAATTGGACAAACTGCTGCAACGCAAACCAAAAGAACTGTCTGGCGGGCAGCGTCAGCGAGTAGCCATGGGTAGAGCCATGGCGCGGGAGCCGGACATTCTGTTGTTCGATGAGCCGCTGTCCAACCTGGATGCTTCATTGCGGGTGCAGATGCGCAACGAAATCGCCCGACTGCATGCCCGATTGCGCTCAACCATGATCTACGTCACTCACGATCAGGTGGAAGCGATGACCCTGGCCGACAAAATTGTCGTGCTCAATGGCGGCCATATCGAGCAGGTCGGCTCACCGCGCGAACTCTATGAGCGCCCGGCCAGCCGCTTTGTCGCCGGTTTTCTCGGTTCGCCGAAAATGAATTTCCTGCCGGCACGCCTGCATGCGCCGGGCGAAACCAGCCTGGTCGATACGCCGGTTTTGGGGATGACCACCCTGCCCTTCGACAGCTCGAACCTGGCGGCAGACGCCTCGCTGAGCCTGGGCGTTCGTCCGGAACACCTGTCGCTCAAAGCGGCGCCGGGAACGGCTGGCGTCGTCGTGACCGGGGTCGAATATTTGGGCAGTGAAACCTATGTGCACCTCGATGCCGGGCAGGACGAGCCACTGATCTGTCGTTGTGAAGTCAACGCCGGTTGGCAGACAGGCGATCGGGTCGAACTGCAACTGGACATCGACAAGATCCACCTGTTCGACACCGACGGCACGGCATTGAAGCGCCACCCGCACGCCATTGAATCCGTGGCGGATGACCTCTCTCGGCGCTCAATCCGAGCACACGCCCTATGA
- a CDS encoding TonB-dependent receptor, whose amino-acid sequence MPAVFPSRLRPLLQLSLLLSLSASPVLIQSSWAEDAARRSYQVPAGSLSAALTRFAGLAGINLSVDPALVSGRSSNGLSGEFGVEEGFTRLLLGSGLQLQPVGDQAYTLVPAPEAGSLQLAPTSILGATGSSDADVFAGGQVARRGSQGLLGSKDFMETPFSMTTYTSEAVKNQQARTLGDLISSDPSVRATNPAGGRYEQFTIRGFSLFNSDVAYNGLYGVLPTYTIDMEMADRVDIIKGPSQLINGISPRGSVGGGINVVPKRATDKPITSLTANYASNNQVGGAVDVGRRFGEDNQFGLRFNGVKQSGDTEWDHQSVDRDMAVLGLDFRGERLRLSTDIGHTERDTDAPQERVQVAANAKVPSANKVHRNYAQPWTQAKTEDTFGTLNAEFDVNDSVMLYGGVGARKSNHDFLRHAVSVTNDAGDFSVQPRDFTRDENVRTATAGVRNWFHTGPVSHEVNLAASYFYMDFENGGARYAAGRSNLYDPVETAKPGTPTRNDAKVYTENRFSGVALSDTLGFFDDRLLLTLGARWQRVKVDDWSDDVKGDTAYDEEKVSPSGGILFKATDRLSLYANYMEGLSQGKIAPSTSINEDEIFPPFISRQVEVGAKYDAGAYALTAAVFRIKQPAYETNATTRVFGPNGKRENNGVELSVFGEPLKGFRLLGGVMYIDSELTHTTNGTFDGNRAPATPKYNVNLGAEWDVPTVQGLTLTTRGIYSSSQYLDQSNNKEIDSWERFDVGTRYAFKVDEKTITLRANVENVLDKRYWSSAGASDDSEPGLTLSTPRTYLLSATVDF is encoded by the coding sequence ATGCCCGCAGTATTCCCAAGTCGTTTGCGTCCGTTGTTGCAGTTGAGCCTCCTGCTGAGCCTGAGTGCCAGCCCTGTGTTGATCCAGTCCAGTTGGGCCGAAGACGCCGCTCGGCGCAGTTACCAGGTGCCGGCCGGTAGTTTGAGCGCCGCACTGACCCGCTTTGCCGGGTTGGCCGGGATCAATCTGTCGGTGGATCCGGCGCTGGTCAGCGGGCGCAGCAGCAATGGTTTGTCCGGCGAGTTTGGCGTGGAGGAGGGGTTTACCCGGTTGTTGCTGGGTTCTGGTTTGCAACTGCAACCGGTGGGCGATCAGGCTTACACCCTGGTGCCTGCACCGGAGGCCGGCAGCCTGCAACTGGCGCCGACGTCGATTCTCGGTGCCACCGGTTCCAGCGATGCCGATGTGTTTGCCGGCGGCCAAGTCGCGCGCCGTGGCTCGCAGGGTTTGCTGGGGTCGAAAGACTTCATGGAAACCCCGTTCAGCATGACCACCTACACCAGCGAAGCCGTGAAGAATCAGCAGGCGCGCACCTTGGGCGATCTGATTTCCAGCGATCCGTCGGTGCGCGCGACCAACCCGGCCGGTGGTCGCTACGAGCAGTTCACCATCCGTGGTTTCAGCCTGTTCAACAGCGACGTGGCGTACAACGGGCTCTATGGCGTGCTGCCGACGTACACCATTGACATGGAAATGGCCGATCGTGTGGATATCATCAAAGGCCCGAGCCAGCTCATCAACGGCATCTCGCCGCGGGGCAGCGTAGGCGGGGGGATCAACGTGGTGCCCAAGCGAGCCACCGACAAACCGATCACTTCGCTGACGGCCAATTACGCGTCGAATAATCAGGTGGGTGGCGCGGTGGATGTCGGCCGGCGGTTCGGTGAGGACAATCAGTTCGGCCTGCGTTTCAACGGCGTCAAACAATCCGGTGATACCGAGTGGGATCACCAGAGCGTCGACCGTGACATGGCCGTGCTCGGCCTGGATTTTCGCGGTGAGCGCTTGCGACTTTCGACCGATATCGGCCACACCGAACGCGACACCGACGCGCCGCAGGAGCGCGTGCAGGTCGCGGCCAATGCCAAGGTTCCGAGCGCCAATAAGGTGCATCGCAACTACGCGCAACCGTGGACTCAGGCGAAAACCGAGGACACCTTCGGCACGCTCAACGCTGAGTTCGACGTCAATGATTCGGTGATGCTGTACGGCGGCGTCGGCGCGCGCAAAAGTAATCATGACTTCTTGCGCCACGCCGTTTCTGTCACCAACGATGCCGGTGATTTCAGCGTGCAACCGCGCGACTTCACCCGCGACGAAAACGTGCGCACAGCCACGGCAGGCGTACGCAACTGGTTCCATACCGGGCCGGTGAGCCATGAGGTCAACCTCGCGGCCAGCTACTTCTACATGGATTTCGAGAACGGCGGCGCGCGTTACGCGGCAGGGCGCAGCAACCTGTATGACCCGGTGGAAACAGCAAAACCCGGCACGCCGACACGCAATGACGCCAAGGTCTACACGGAAAACCGCTTCAGCGGCGTAGCGCTGTCCGACACCCTGGGCTTTTTCGACGATCGATTGCTGCTGACCCTCGGTGCGCGCTGGCAGCGGGTGAAAGTCGACGACTGGAGCGATGACGTCAAAGGCGACACCGCTTACGACGAAGAAAAGGTTTCGCCTTCGGGTGGGATTCTGTTCAAGGCCACGGACCGACTGTCGTTGTACGCCAACTACATGGAAGGCTTGAGCCAAGGCAAAATCGCGCCGTCGACCTCCATCAACGAGGACGAAATCTTCCCGCCATTTATCAGCCGCCAGGTTGAAGTGGGGGCCAAATACGACGCCGGCGCCTACGCGTTGACCGCTGCGGTGTTTCGCATCAAGCAACCGGCGTACGAAACCAACGCCACCACGCGAGTCTTCGGCCCCAATGGCAAGCGTGAGAACAATGGCGTGGAGCTGAGCGTGTTCGGCGAACCGCTCAAAGGCTTCCGCTTGCTCGGCGGCGTGATGTACATCGACAGCGAGCTGACCCACACCACCAATGGCACCTTCGACGGCAATCGCGCGCCGGCGACGCCGAAATACAACGTCAATCTCGGCGCCGAGTGGGACGTGCCGACTGTGCAGGGGCTGACGCTGACAACCCGTGGCATCTATTCGAGTTCGCAGTATCTGGATCAGTCAAACAACAAGGAAATCGACTCCTGGGAGCGCTTCGACGTAGGCACGCGGTACGCCTTCAAAGTCGATGAGAAAACCATCACCCTGCGCGCCAATGTCGAGAACGTGCTGGATAAACGCTACTGGAGTTCGGCAGGCGCTTCGGATGACAGTGAACCGGGGTTGACGTTGTCGACACCGAGAACCTATCTGCTTTCAGCGACGGTGGATTTCTGA
- a CDS encoding glutamine synthetase family protein: MNAPFDQLFTWLKDHKITEVECVVSDLTGIARGKIAPTNKFLHERGMRLPESVLLQTVTGDFVDDDIYYDLLDPADIDMVCKPVADAVYVIPWAIEPTAIVIHDTFDKFGNPIELSPRNVLKKVLQLYTDKGWKPIVAPEMEFYLTQRCEDPDLPLKAPLGRSGRAESGRQSFSIDAANEFDPLFEDVYDWCELQGLDLDTLIHEDGPAQMEINFRHGDALDLADQITVFKRTMREAALKHNVAATFMAKPIGDEPGSAMHIHQSVVEIATGKPIFANEDGQMSELFLHYIGGLQKYIPKVLPMFAPNVNSFRRFLPDTSAPVNVEWGEENRTVGLRVPTSSPEAMRVENRLPGADANPYLAIAASLLCGYIGMVEAIAPSAAVQGRAYERRNLRLPITIEEALTQMEECETVAQYLGDKFVRGYVAVKRAEHENFKRVISSWEREFLMLSV; this comes from the coding sequence ATGAATGCCCCTTTCGATCAGCTGTTCACGTGGCTGAAAGATCACAAGATTACCGAAGTCGAATGTGTGGTCAGCGACCTGACCGGCATTGCCCGCGGCAAGATCGCACCGACCAACAAGTTCCTGCATGAGCGAGGCATGCGCCTGCCGGAAAGTGTGCTGCTGCAAACGGTAACCGGGGATTTTGTCGACGACGACATCTACTACGACCTGCTCGATCCTGCCGACATCGACATGGTCTGCAAGCCCGTGGCTGACGCGGTCTACGTGATTCCATGGGCGATTGAACCGACCGCTATCGTCATCCACGACACCTTCGACAAGTTCGGTAACCCGATCGAACTGTCGCCGCGCAACGTGCTGAAGAAAGTCTTGCAGCTCTACACCGACAAAGGCTGGAAGCCGATTGTGGCGCCGGAAATGGAGTTCTACCTGACCCAGCGCTGCGAAGACCCGGACTTGCCGCTGAAAGCACCGCTAGGCCGCTCGGGCCGTGCGGAAAGTGGCCGGCAGTCGTTCTCCATCGATGCTGCCAACGAATTCGATCCGCTGTTTGAAGACGTCTACGACTGGTGCGAACTGCAAGGTCTGGACCTCGACACCTTGATCCACGAAGACGGCCCGGCGCAGATGGAAATCAACTTCCGTCACGGCGACGCGCTGGATCTGGCTGACCAGATCACCGTGTTCAAACGCACCATGCGTGAGGCGGCGCTCAAGCACAACGTCGCCGCGACGTTCATGGCCAAGCCGATCGGCGATGAGCCGGGCAGCGCCATGCACATTCACCAGAGCGTGGTCGAAATCGCCACCGGCAAGCCGATCTTCGCCAATGAAGACGGGCAGATGAGCGAGCTGTTCCTGCATTACATCGGCGGTTTGCAGAAGTACATCCCGAAAGTGCTGCCGATGTTCGCGCCGAACGTCAACTCGTTCCGCCGCTTCCTGCCGGACACCTCGGCGCCGGTCAACGTCGAATGGGGCGAAGAAAACCGCACCGTCGGCCTGCGTGTACCGACGTCCAGCCCGGAAGCCATGCGCGTGGAAAACCGCCTGCCGGGCGCTGACGCCAACCCGTACCTGGCGATTGCCGCGAGTCTGCTCTGCGGTTACATCGGCATGGTCGAAGCCATCGCGCCGAGCGCTGCGGTCCAGGGCCGCGCTTACGAGCGCCGCAACCTGCGCCTGCCGATCACCATCGAAGAAGCGCTGACGCAGATGGAAGAATGCGAAACCGTCGCGCAATACCTCGGCGACAAGTTCGTCCGTGGCTATGTCGCGGTGAAGCGTGCCGAGCATGAAAACTTCAAGCGCGTGATCAGCTCGTGGGAGCGTGAGTTCCTGATGCTGAGCGTTTAA
- a CDS encoding glycoside hydrolase family 32 protein — MTLSLNTPSDPMPSTLDLAQRALADSQSRVIEDYRPGYHIAPPAGWMNDPNGVVYFRGEYHVFYQHHPFDAKWGPMYWGHAKSADLVHWQHLPIALAPGDDCDRDGCFSGSAVVCGDTLALIYTGHTWLGEVGDERLIRQVQCLATSNDGIRFVKHGAVIDAAPQDAIMHFRDPKVWHADGYWYLIAGARLGDRPLLPLYRSTDLHAWEFLDYVSAGSEGDGYMWECPDLFRLNGRDVLLYSPQGMQADGYDRLNKYQTGYRVGQLDNQWRFTGGPFIELDNGHDFYAAQTLLAADGRRLVWAWLDMWESPMPSQAHHWCGMLGLPRELELCADRLCVYPARELSALRMTQLPGAPWWEASGTRWVPEVNGDMLEIHVHLDLLGCTDGHLGVALRCSDDGREETLLYYDASLQRLVLDRSRSGAQVTGQRSVSIDPTQERLELRVFLDRSSIEVFDENGRFSLSSRLYPRSDSLGVKLMASGSGGRVSIAKAWILGSAWS, encoded by the coding sequence ATGACTTTGTCTTTGAATACCCCGAGCGATCCCATGCCTTCTACCCTTGACCTTGCGCAGCGCGCACTGGCTGACAGCCAGTCTCGCGTCATCGAGGATTATCGACCCGGTTATCATATTGCCCCGCCGGCAGGCTGGATGAACGACCCGAACGGCGTCGTGTACTTTCGTGGCGAATATCACGTTTTCTATCAGCATCACCCCTTCGACGCGAAATGGGGCCCGATGTATTGGGGCCACGCCAAGAGTGCCGATCTGGTGCATTGGCAGCACCTGCCCATTGCGCTGGCCCCCGGCGATGACTGCGACCGCGACGGCTGTTTTTCCGGTAGCGCCGTGGTCTGTGGCGATACCCTGGCGCTGATCTACACCGGGCACACCTGGCTGGGGGAAGTGGGTGACGAGCGCTTGATCCGCCAGGTCCAGTGCCTGGCCACCAGCAATGACGGCATCCGCTTCGTCAAGCATGGCGCCGTCATCGACGCCGCGCCGCAAGACGCCATCATGCATTTCCGCGACCCCAAGGTCTGGCACGCGGATGGCTATTGGTACCTGATTGCCGGCGCACGTCTGGGCGACAGGCCGTTGCTGCCGTTGTACCGCTCCACGGATCTGCACGCCTGGGAATTCCTCGACTATGTATCCGCCGGCAGCGAGGGCGATGGCTATATGTGGGAATGCCCGGACCTGTTTCGACTGAATGGACGCGATGTGTTGCTGTACTCACCGCAAGGCATGCAAGCCGACGGTTATGACCGGCTCAACAAGTACCAGACCGGTTATCGAGTGGGCCAGCTCGACAACCAGTGGCGCTTCACCGGTGGACCTTTTATCGAGCTGGATAACGGCCACGATTTCTATGCGGCGCAGACGCTGTTGGCCGCCGATGGTCGGCGCCTCGTCTGGGCGTGGCTGGACATGTGGGAAAGCCCGATGCCGAGCCAGGCCCATCACTGGTGCGGCATGCTCGGACTGCCACGCGAACTTGAGCTGTGCGCCGATCGCCTTTGCGTGTATCCGGCACGGGAGCTCAGCGCGCTACGAATGACGCAATTGCCGGGGGCGCCGTGGTGGGAAGCGTCGGGAACCCGCTGGGTGCCGGAGGTAAACGGCGACATGCTGGAAATCCATGTGCATCTCGATTTGCTCGGCTGCACTGACGGCCACCTGGGAGTCGCCCTCCGTTGCAGCGACGATGGCCGTGAAGAAACCCTGCTCTATTACGATGCGTCACTGCAGCGTCTGGTGCTTGACCGCAGCCGCTCGGGTGCGCAAGTCACCGGCCAGCGCAGCGTCTCGATAGACCCGACACAAGAGCGACTGGAACTGCGCGTGTTTCTTGATCGCTCGTCCATTGAGGTGTTCGACGAAAACGGCCGCTTCAGCCTCAGCAGTCGCCTCTATCCGCGCTCCGACAGTCTGGGTGTGAAGCTGATGGCCAGCGGGAGTGGCGGGCGCGTCTCGATTGCCAAGGCATGGATTCTCGGTTCTGCATGGTCATGA
- a CDS encoding sigma-70 family RNA polymerase sigma factor yields MTEAATPSPQHLHELYRDHRGWLETWLRRRMGNAWDAADLSQDTFLRVLCSAQPIADMREPRAYLLTVGKRLLSNFYTRRSLEKAYLEALAQLPEECVPSPEQRWLLLETLQALDELLDGLPRAVRRAFLWSQLEGLGYREIAERLQVSERTIKRYMAKAYEHCLMLDLACA; encoded by the coding sequence ATGACTGAAGCAGCGACGCCATCGCCGCAGCACCTGCACGAACTCTATCGCGACCATCGAGGCTGGCTGGAAACCTGGCTGCGGCGGCGCATGGGCAATGCCTGGGATGCGGCGGACCTGAGCCAGGATACCTTTTTGCGCGTGCTGTGCAGCGCTCAGCCGATTGCCGACATGCGTGAGCCGCGCGCTTATCTGCTGACCGTGGGCAAACGCCTGCTGAGCAATTTCTACACCCGCCGCAGTCTGGAAAAGGCCTATCTCGAAGCCCTGGCGCAATTGCCCGAAGAATGCGTGCCGTCGCCGGAGCAACGTTGGCTGCTGCTGGAAACCCTGCAAGCGCTGGATGAACTGCTCGATGGTTTGCCGCGAGCGGTGCGTCGGGCGTTTTTATGGAGTCAGCTTGAAGGCCTCGGTTATCGCGAAATCGCCGAGCGCCTGCAGGTCTCCGAACGCACAATAAAACGTTATATGGCGAAAGCTTACGAGCATTGCTTGATGTTGGATCTAGCATGCGCGTAG
- a CDS encoding LacI family DNA-binding transcriptional regulator — translation MTSVKDVAQLAGVSLMTVSRALNSPEKLSPETLLRVRRAIDELQFVPSLSARKMRGDNLQSRTIGVFALDTATTPFAVELLLSIEQTAQQAGWNVFILNLLSNPPTDQNIDLMLSHRPDGLIFSAMGFRQVSIPERLKSKPLVLANCLADDSSLVSYVPDDEMGQYRAVHHALSLGYKRPLCINLPKQSLAWGLRQKGLQRACKAFGLAPDTLLQYDLSDHDAYSETAAILDRHVIDGRPQFDILICGNDRIAFCAYQLLLGRGLKIPDDVAVLGYDNMIGIAELFIPPLTTVQLPYYEIGRQAARHLIETLELSGTQRVDCPLVVRTSL, via the coding sequence ATGACTTCAGTGAAAGACGTTGCACAACTGGCCGGCGTGTCCCTGATGACGGTGTCTCGAGCGCTCAATAGTCCGGAAAAACTGAGCCCCGAAACCCTTCTACGGGTGCGTCGTGCCATTGATGAACTGCAATTCGTACCCAGCCTGTCAGCGCGCAAGATGCGCGGTGACAACCTCCAGTCGCGCACCATCGGCGTGTTCGCGCTGGACACCGCGACCACGCCCTTCGCGGTCGAGCTGCTGCTGTCCATTGAGCAGACCGCGCAACAGGCCGGCTGGAATGTCTTTATCCTCAACCTGCTCAGCAACCCGCCCACCGACCAGAACATTGATCTGATGCTGTCGCACCGTCCGGACGGCTTGATCTTCAGCGCCATGGGGTTTCGCCAGGTCAGCATTCCCGAGCGCTTGAAGAGCAAGCCTCTGGTGCTCGCCAATTGTCTGGCAGATGACAGCAGCCTCGTCAGTTATGTGCCCGACGACGAAATGGGCCAGTATCGCGCCGTACACCACGCGTTGAGCCTCGGCTACAAGCGTCCTCTGTGTATCAATCTGCCGAAACAGAGTCTGGCATGGGGGCTGCGACAGAAAGGCCTGCAGCGTGCCTGTAAGGCATTCGGCCTAGCGCCTGACACGCTCCTGCAATACGACCTTTCCGATCATGATGCCTACAGTGAAACAGCCGCTATCCTCGACCGGCATGTCATTGATGGTCGTCCCCAATTCGATATTCTGATCTGTGGCAACGACCGCATTGCCTTCTGTGCCTATCAACTGCTGTTGGGGCGAGGCCTGAAAATTCCCGACGATGTCGCCGTCCTCGGCTACGACAACATGATCGGCATTGCCGAGTTGTTCATCCCGCCACTGACCACCGTGCAACTGCCGTACTACGAGATTGGTCGCCAGGCTGCACGGCATCTGATCGAAACCCTTGAGCTATCGGGAACTCAGCGAGTTGACTGTCCATTGGTGGTCAGGACATCACTGTGA
- a CDS encoding helix-turn-helix domain-containing protein: MTTCNPLQVQAFNTADVAEQVRATPGWVQHYQQMSPGHFAGQIRYLDLQGVEVYEEQMNTRVEQNFSAPSGALAFCFDRSDNALYLLNEDSRNIWITPENYQEIAVVFGPEFVRQHGLNVAKLEGLFMTQLNCGQNALFSKWLSSTLTKLSQAVDPLDKDALTKQLLEDCLFILDNAHSSLDRGGLKRRSEERMIMKRVGEWAADSPEDTVNLLELSHVAGVPLRQLQQAFKAYTGMTPSHWLRLRRLNSAHRELLKRRPTETTVAEVAMQWSFWHLGRFSSSYRALFKELPSETLKRS, from the coding sequence ATGACAACGTGCAATCCGCTCCAGGTTCAAGCTTTCAACACCGCCGATGTGGCCGAGCAAGTCCGCGCCACACCGGGCTGGGTCCAGCATTACCAACAGATGTCGCCGGGGCACTTCGCCGGGCAGATCCGCTATCTGGATCTGCAGGGTGTCGAGGTCTATGAAGAGCAGATGAACACCCGCGTCGAGCAGAATTTCAGCGCGCCATCGGGTGCCTTGGCGTTCTGTTTTGATCGCAGCGACAACGCGCTTTATTTGCTCAATGAAGACAGCCGCAATATCTGGATCACCCCGGAGAACTATCAGGAAATCGCCGTGGTGTTCGGCCCGGAATTCGTCCGCCAGCACGGTCTGAATGTGGCGAAACTCGAAGGGTTGTTCATGACCCAACTCAATTGCGGGCAGAACGCCTTGTTCAGTAAATGGTTAAGCTCAACTCTCACGAAGTTGTCGCAAGCTGTTGATCCGCTTGATAAAGATGCGCTGACAAAGCAACTTCTCGAAGACTGTTTGTTCATCCTCGACAACGCTCATTCCAGCCTTGATCGCGGCGGGTTAAAGCGGCGCAGCGAAGAACGGATGATCATGAAACGGGTTGGAGAGTGGGCAGCGGATTCGCCGGAAGACACGGTCAATCTGCTTGAACTGTCGCACGTGGCGGGGGTGCCTTTGCGCCAATTGCAACAAGCCTTCAAGGCCTACACCGGCATGACGCCGAGTCACTGGCTGCGCTTGCGCCGGTTGAACAGTGCACACCGTGAATTGCTCAAACGCCGGCCCACGGAAACTACGGTTGCCGAGGTGGCGATGCAGTGGTCGTTCTGGCATTTGGGAAGGTTTTCCAGCAGTTACCGGGCGTTGTTCAAGGAGTTGCCGAGCGAGACGCTGAAGCGCTCATGA